From the Zonotrichia leucophrys gambelii isolate GWCS_2022_RI chromosome 10, RI_Zleu_2.0, whole genome shotgun sequence genome, one window contains:
- the BCL2L10 gene encoding bcl-2-like protein 10, with amino-acid sequence MPRSLKEETALLLEDYFQHRAGSAALPCSPTAGTLRRAAAELERQERPFFRSCAPLARAEPREAAALLARVAAQLEADGGLNWGRLLALVVFAGTLAAALAERGCSDGPRCLAAHLAAYLAEERGEWLEAHGGWDGFCRFFGRPGSEAAEQSSTIGNAIVAAAAGIGIGMAGLAFLLVR; translated from the exons ATGCCGCGCTCGCTGAAGGAGGAGACGGcgctgctgctggaggattACTTCCAGCAccgcgccggcagcgccgctctgccctgcagccccacggCGGGCACGCtgcggcgggcggcggccgaGCTGGAGCGGCAGGAGCGGCCCTTCTTCCGCTCCTGCGCGCCGCTGGCGCGGGCCGAGCCGCGGGAGGCCGCCGCGCTGCTGGCCAGGGTGGCGGCGCAGCTCGAGGCAGACGGCGGCCTGAACTGGGGCCGGCTGCTGGCGCTCGTGGTGTTCGCGGGCACGCTGGCGGCCGCGCTGGCCGAGCGGGGCTGCAGCGACGGGCCGCGCTGCCTGGCCGCTCATCTGGCCGCATACCTGGCCGAGGAGCGCGGCGAGTGGCTGGAGGCGCACGGCGGATGG GATGGCTTCTGTCGGTTCTTTGGCAGGCCGGGCTCGGAGGCAGccgagcagagcagcaccatcGGCAACGCCATCGTGGCGGCAGCGGCGGGCATCGGCATCGGCATGGCGGGGCTGGCCTTCCTCCTGGTGCGGTAG